The genomic DNA CGAGATCGCGCATCGCAGACGCCATGCCGATATTGCCCTTGTCGAAGACCCGGCCGGAGGGGCCGGTGACAAGTGCGCCGGCGGCAACGCAGCGAACGGCAAGCGGCACGTCGGCGGTAACGACGATATCGCCCTCGTGCGCCCGTTCGGCGATCCAGTTGTCGGCCGCGTCGAAGCCTGCCGAGACGATGACATTGTGCACCATCGGGTCGCGCGAAGGGCGCAGGCCCGAATTAGCGACCAAGGTCACCTCGATCCCGTGGCGCTCGGCCACTTTCAGGATTTCGGCTTTCACCGGGCAGGCGTCTGCGTCGACATAGATCATCTTGAATCAACTTCTCAACGGGACTGAAAAAGGCGCCGGAAATCAATCGTCTCCGGCGCCTCCTTGAATCAAAATAGCAGCTTAGTAGAGAACGACCGAGCGGATGCTCTCGCCAGAATGCATCAGTTCGAAGCCCTTGTTGATGTCTTCGAGCGGCATCGTGTGGGTGATCATCGGGTCGATCTCGATCTTGCCTTCCATGTACCAGTCGACGATCTTCGGCACGTCGGTGCGGCCGCGCGCGCCGCCAAAGGCGGTGCCCATCCAGGTGCGACCGGTGACGAGCTGGAACGGCCGGGTGGAGATCTCCTGGCCGGCGCCGGCAACGCCGATGACGACCGACTTGCCCCAGCCGCGATGCGAGGCCTCGAGCGCCTGGCGCATGACCTTGGTGTTGCCGGTGCAGTCGAAGGTGTAGTCGGCGCCGCCGATCTGGTCGGCTCCGCGCTTGGTCATGTTGACGAGGTACGGCACGATGTCGTCGCCGACCTCCTTCGGGTTGACGAAGTGGGTCATGCCGAAGCGTTCGCCCCAGGCCTTCTTGTCGTTGTTGAGGTCGACACCGATGATCATGTCGGCACCGGCAAGGCGCAGGCCCTGAATGACGTTGAGGCCGATGCCGCCGAGACCGAAGACGATCGCAGTCGCACCCATTTCCACCTGTGCCGTGTTGATGACGGCGCCGATGCCGGTCGTCACGCCGCAGCCGATGTAGCAGATCTTGTCGAACGGCGCGTCCGGGTTGACCTTGGCAACCGCGATCTCCGGCAGCACCGTGTAGTTGGCGAAGGTCGAGCAGCCCATGTAGTGGTGGATCGTGTCCTTGCCGATCGAGAAGCGCGAGGTGCCGTCGGGCATCAGGCCTTGGCCTTGCGTCGAGCGGATCGCGGTGCACAGATTGGTCTTGCGCGACAGACACGATGGGCAGGAGCGGCACTCGGGCGTGTAGAGCGGGATGACGTGGTCGCCCTTCTTCACCGAGGTCACGCCCGGGCCGACGTCGACGACGATGCCGGCGCCTTCATGGCCGAGGATCGCCGGGAACAGGCCTTCCGGATCGGCGCCGGACAGGGTGAAATCGTCGGTGTGGCAGATGCCTGTGGCCTTGACCTCGATCAGCACTTCGCCGGCCCGCGGGCCTTCGAGCTGAACCGTCATGACCTCGAGCGGCTTGCCTGCCTGAACGGCAACGGCGGCGCGTACATCCATCTATTTTCTCCTTGGACTGAAATGACGTCGGGCCGCCAGAACGGCGGCCCTAAGTGGAATCGCAATAGGTTATCGAATGTTCTGTTGAACGCGATTGAGTTCCATCTCAAGAGCGGCAATCGCCTTGCCGGTCTGTTCGTGCAGCTTCTTGACGAGGGCGAGCTGCTCGCGCAGGCCGTCCTTCTCGTCGATTGCGTCGGCATCCGGCGCGCGGCCGAGCCCGGCGATCAGCCAGGCCGGGGTGACGCCGAGTACGCCTGCAAGCATGAACAGCCGGTTTGTGCGGGGTTCGGCCCGATCCCGTTCCCAGGCCGCGATCGTCTCCGTGCGCACGCCGAGTTGATCGGCCAGTTCCTTGGCGCTGAGATTTGCGGCGTCGCGCGCCCTCCAGATGCGTCCTCCCAGCGTATCACCGTCGCTGGTGTCGCGCAGGCGGGCAATCATCGTTTCGGTGGACAAGCGCATGGACATCTCCTTTGCCACGGTCACGTTCAAAGGTCCCGAACCATGGGGGCCGACGGCCGACCTTTGGATCCGGGGCGGAAGATTGTCCTGAGCTTATAGGCATTTGGGCGGCGAGGGACCACCCCGAAGCGCCAAAAACACCGTCAATTGCGGCTAGGGCGCGGATAGTTCTTTCTCCGTCGCATCCTCGGCCGTTGAAAACCAACGCGTAGGCTCTAATGTGCGGCGGCCACAGGAGCTTGCCCCATGACAGACGCCCGAACTGCGACCACCGAACCCGCCGACACGGTGATGCAGGGCGTCGCCATCATGCTCT from Ensifer adhaerens includes the following:
- a CDS encoding YaiI/YqxD family protein, with translation MIYVDADACPVKAEILKVAERHGIEVTLVANSGLRPSRDPMVHNVIVSAGFDAADNWIAERAHEGDIVVTADVPLAVRCVAAGALVTGPSGRVFDKGNIGMASAMRDLGQHLRETGESKGYNAAFTPRDRSTFLETLDRLARQSKK
- a CDS encoding S-(hydroxymethyl)glutathione dehydrogenase/class III alcohol dehydrogenase, whose protein sequence is MDVRAAVAVQAGKPLEVMTVQLEGPRAGEVLIEVKATGICHTDDFTLSGADPEGLFPAILGHEGAGIVVDVGPGVTSVKKGDHVIPLYTPECRSCPSCLSRKTNLCTAIRSTQGQGLMPDGTSRFSIGKDTIHHYMGCSTFANYTVLPEIAVAKVNPDAPFDKICYIGCGVTTGIGAVINTAQVEMGATAIVFGLGGIGLNVIQGLRLAGADMIIGVDLNNDKKAWGERFGMTHFVNPKEVGDDIVPYLVNMTKRGADQIGGADYTFDCTGNTKVMRQALEASHRGWGKSVVIGVAGAGQEISTRPFQLVTGRTWMGTAFGGARGRTDVPKIVDWYMEGKIEIDPMITHTMPLEDINKGFELMHSGESIRSVVLY
- a CDS encoding helix-turn-helix domain-containing protein; amino-acid sequence: MRLSTETMIARLRDTSDGDTLGGRIWRARDAANLSAKELADQLGVRTETIAAWERDRAEPRTNRLFMLAGVLGVTPAWLIAGLGRAPDADAIDEKDGLREQLALVKKLHEQTGKAIAALEMELNRVQQNIR